The window ATGACCAGCACAACATACATACGACATTAATTAGTTGTATCGTTACTTTTATCGATCGGCAGCCCTAACTTGAAGCATCCAAGGTCACATTATCGTGCTTTATATAACGTaattatcccctatatatttaACCTAAATATGAAAGTCAAGATATATCTTACATATTCAACGAAACGCGAGATgttaataattatattgaatCATAATGTTGACAATTCATGCATATGGGAAGTACGTAAATAACGAGCGTGGAAGATGGGTCAGCGAGAGGAGGATCATAAAGATTGAAACGATAACAACGGATCTATTTCATGTGGTGTAAAACTCCAAAACtctttaataattaaaagtcaaaagATGTTATCAAGATTTAATTATGAAGATGTTATGAAGAAGATTGAGGAATTCATTTACACAATATACATATCTACTTCAGAATAAACATTTTGAGTTTTGGGTTGATCTAATACCATCTGAATAGTTATATATCCATCTAACATTTCCTCAAATTTTTGTGATgtcaatatacatatattatatacgtAGCATTCAAGTGATGCTATTTGACAATTTATTTATAAGAATgctatttaaaataaataactataatGTTTGATTATCAATGACTTGGCCATTAGAATTTATATGGGGACTACTGAAATTGGAAAGACGTACTATTTACCCCTCAAAACTACCATATCGTACCGATTATCCCTGGAACTTTGACCTCCTACTAGAATCCCTTCCAGCTTATATCCTCTTTCTAATTCCCTCCGAATTAATACTTTTATGTCTATTTCCTCAATTAAATTAACCTTCTCATCTATTTCCCCATCGACCTCGATTAACACGGTTTACTGTTTTAGTTAACCGACAGACAATTCTTATTaaccaaaataaccaaattaaaccatttTTAACCAATTGACAACCCGATTAGATCACTTAAcctaaaaaaacccaaaaatccccaaatcgttTTTTCTCTTTCCATCTACGAACCCTAGATCCCTaaattgattcttctttcttcgaatCGTTTTGTTATCTCTTGCTCTTGGCTCTTGGGATAGCGTTAGTCCCTGTTGTTAATCCACCTATTGGAGTGGAGTTCGACGAGGAAGGCGAGGATCGAGATGAATTTCACATCGATAAGCTTGCGACAGATTTTACAGAAACGGAGGAATCGATTCGTCATAACGTGTATCTAGAGAGTGACGAAGAGTCTGGGGGTAATGGTCGTGGTGGTGCTGCGCGTGGGGGACACCGATCGTTCGTGGCGATGGTATAATGTATAAAGGGCAGAGTTTCTACAATGGAATCACGTTTAAGGAGTGTGTGACTGACTATGCACTGGCAACAGGTTGTAATCTGAAGCAATACAGGTACGATAGAGATAGAATCGGGTTTAGGTGTGTTGGTGCTAAGGGAAAATGTCAATGGAAAGTTTATGCTGCGTCTCTTCATAATGAGTCGATGTGGAGGATTACGAAGTACACGAACACCCATGTTTGTGTGCCTAATGGAGAATGTGAGATGTTTAAGGTCCCAGTCATAGCTAGGTTATTTCTTGATAAGATTAGAGAAGAACCAGATTATTACATGCCTTTAAAGATGGAACAGACCATAATGGAGAAGTGGAAGATATCAGCTACGAGAGGTCAATGTCAAGCTGCTAGGAGAAAGGCATTGGCATGGATAGCGAGTGAATATGACACTCAATTTGAACGTCTTCGAGACTATGGAGCTGAGATATTGGAAGCAAATCAAGGGTCTGTGGTAGAGATTGATACGGTGAAGAATGACGCTGGTCATGATGTGTTTAAGCGATTCTATGTATGCTTTGATGTTCTTAGgaaaacatggaaaaaaaccTGCAGGCCACTAATTGGGGTTGATGGTTGCTTCTTGAAGGAAAAGATTAAGGGTCAGTTGTTGGTGGCTTTAGGAAG is drawn from Camelina sativa cultivar DH55 chromosome 8, Cs, whole genome shotgun sequence and contains these coding sequences:
- the LOC104709915 gene encoding uncharacterized protein LOC104709915, which produces MYKGQSFYNGITFKECVTDYALATGCNLKQYRYDRDRIGFRCVGAKGKCQWKVYAASLHNESMWRITKYTNTHVCVPNGECEMFKVPVIARLFLDKIREEPDYYMPLKMEQTIMEKWKISATRGQCQAARRKALAWIASEYDTQFERLRDYGAEILEANQGSVVEIDTVKNDAGHDVFKRFYVCFDVLRKTWKKTCRPLIGVDGCFLKEKIKGQLLVALGRDADNAIYPIAWSVVQVENTDNWSWFVNRLKIDLELGDGDGYIMVSDRQKGLIKAVELELPKIEHRKCVRHIYGNLKKTHPDKKQLKKLLWDLAWSYNTRDYEERLERIHAYDSKVYEDVMKTKPKTWCRAFHKIDSYCEDVENNSVESFNNTINKVREKPFVAMLETVRRLAMVRIGGFRFKREEEVVGSGFKCYPVINCFHTGLRWVSIGFTNKTV